In Chryseobacterium culicis, the following proteins share a genomic window:
- a CDS encoding RNA polymerase sigma factor, giving the protein MKLLFGNKKNDLLSLLKKQDPAAQKIFYEQNVKRFLSVSKSYVSDLYQAEDCLIKAFCKIFKHIESFRGESNLDSWARRIVVNECLNFIKSHKTVFYLDEINQSFHEDIHEAEIDCDFNAQELLDQLPDAYRMVFNLYVLEGYSHQEIADTLQISIAVSKTQLFRAKEKLRKIYFQQQKKVKNENV; this is encoded by the coding sequence ATGAAACTTTTGTTCGGAAATAAAAAGAATGATTTGTTGAGCCTCCTGAAAAAACAGGATCCGGCTGCACAGAAGATTTTCTATGAACAGAATGTAAAGAGATTTCTGAGCGTAAGCAAAAGCTATGTGAGCGATTTGTATCAGGCGGAAGATTGTCTTATTAAAGCATTCTGTAAAATTTTTAAGCATATAGAAAGCTTCAGAGGAGAATCGAACCTGGATAGCTGGGCGAGGAGAATTGTCGTTAATGAATGTCTGAATTTTATCAAAAGCCATAAAACAGTATTCTATCTGGACGAAATCAACCAGTCTTTTCACGAAGACATTCATGAGGCGGAGATAGATTGTGATTTTAATGCACAGGAACTTTTGGATCAGCTTCCCGATGCCTACAGAATGGTTTTTAACCTGTATGTACTGGAAGGCTATTCTCATCAGGAAATTGCTGATACTTTGCAGATTTCAATTGCAGTGAGCAAAACCCAGTTGTTTAGAGCAAAAGAAAAATTAAGAAAGATCT